A portion of the Pseudarthrobacter sp. L1SW genome contains these proteins:
- a CDS encoding enoyl-CoA hydratase/isomerase family protein yields MPGAVDLAAEKFHTLLVEERSDRVVVLLNRPEVRNAIDQKMVDELHLVCSALEQNPKILIIAGTDGVFASGADIGQLRERRRDDALQGINSTIFVRIAKLPMPVIAALDGYCLGGGAELAYAADFRIGTPGVRIGNPETGLGILAAAGASWRLKELVGEPVAKQILLAGKVLGSDEALAVNLITEVHEPAGLLDAAHSLADRIGRQDPLAVRITKSVFHAPAEAHPLIDQLAQGILFESEAKFDRMQRFLDRNADKNTAKNAAENAAENAADSAAPETGEKN; encoded by the coding sequence ATGCCCGGCGCCGTGGACCTGGCCGCGGAGAAGTTCCACACCCTTCTTGTGGAGGAACGCAGCGACCGGGTTGTGGTGCTGCTCAATCGGCCCGAGGTGCGCAATGCCATCGACCAGAAGATGGTGGACGAGCTGCACCTGGTCTGCTCCGCATTGGAACAGAATCCCAAAATACTGATCATTGCCGGGACGGACGGGGTGTTTGCCTCCGGTGCGGACATCGGCCAGCTGCGCGAGCGGCGCCGGGACGATGCCCTGCAGGGCATTAACTCCACCATCTTCGTCCGGATCGCCAAGCTCCCCATGCCCGTCATCGCGGCCCTGGACGGCTACTGCCTGGGTGGCGGGGCGGAGCTCGCGTACGCCGCCGACTTCCGGATCGGAACCCCCGGCGTCCGCATCGGCAATCCGGAAACCGGGCTGGGAATCCTCGCCGCGGCAGGAGCCAGCTGGCGGCTGAAGGAACTGGTGGGGGAGCCGGTGGCCAAGCAGATCCTGCTGGCCGGTAAGGTCCTTGGCTCCGACGAAGCCCTGGCGGTGAACCTCATTACCGAGGTCCATGAGCCGGCAGGACTCCTGGACGCCGCGCACAGCCTTGCAGACAGGATCGGGCGCCAGGACCCCCTGGCAGTACGGATTACCAAATCCGTGTTCCACGCCCCTGCGGAAGCACACCCTCTGATCGACCAGCTGGCCCAGGGCATCCTCTTCGAATCCGAGGCCAAGTTCGACCGGATGCAGAGGTTCCTGGACAGGAACGCAGACAAAAACACAGCCAAAAATGCTGCCGAGAACGCGGCCGAGAACGCTGCTGACAGCGCCGCCCCCGAGACCGGAGAAAAGAACTGA
- a CDS encoding thiolase family protein, whose protein sequence is MAATAGPQAFLVGGVRTPVGRYGGALSSVRPDDLAALVLREAVTRAGLDPDTIDEVILGNANGAGEENRNVARMATLLAGFPLHIPGITVNRLCSSGLSAIIQASHMIKAGAADIVIAGGVESMSRAPWVQEKPTAAFAKPGQIFDTSIGWRFTNPRFHKGELSRDGKMTYSMPETAEEVARVDGISREDADAFAVRSHQRALDAIAAGRFKDEIVPVTVKTRKSENVVDTDEGPREGTTLEVLAGLKPVTHGGSVVTAGNSSSLNDGASAIIVASEAAIERLGLTPRARIIDGASAGCEPEIMGIGPVPATQKVLKRSGLSVGDLAAVELNEAFATQSLACIRRLGLEPGIVNNDGGAIALGHPLGSSGARIAITLLGRMEREDAKVGLATMCIGVGQGTAMLLEKV, encoded by the coding sequence ATGGCTGCAACCGCAGGTCCGCAGGCTTTCCTTGTTGGCGGGGTACGAACGCCGGTGGGCAGATACGGCGGGGCGCTGTCCTCGGTCCGCCCCGATGACCTGGCAGCCCTGGTGCTCCGGGAGGCGGTGACCCGGGCCGGCCTCGATCCGGACACCATTGACGAGGTCATCCTGGGCAACGCCAACGGAGCCGGCGAGGAAAACCGGAACGTGGCCCGCATGGCAACCCTGTTGGCCGGGTTTCCCCTCCACATCCCCGGGATCACGGTGAACCGGCTCTGCTCGTCGGGCCTGAGCGCCATCATCCAGGCAAGCCACATGATCAAGGCCGGTGCGGCGGACATCGTCATCGCCGGCGGCGTGGAATCGATGAGCCGCGCGCCCTGGGTACAGGAAAAGCCCACCGCAGCCTTCGCCAAACCCGGGCAGATTTTCGACACCTCCATCGGCTGGCGCTTCACCAACCCCCGGTTCCATAAGGGCGAGCTGTCCCGGGACGGCAAGATGACCTACTCCATGCCGGAGACCGCCGAGGAAGTGGCCCGGGTGGACGGCATCTCCCGCGAGGACGCCGACGCCTTCGCCGTCCGCTCCCACCAGCGGGCCCTGGACGCCATCGCGGCCGGACGGTTCAAGGATGAGATCGTTCCCGTGACAGTAAAGACCCGCAAGTCCGAGAACGTCGTGGACACCGATGAAGGCCCGCGCGAGGGCACCACCCTGGAGGTCCTCGCGGGACTGAAACCGGTCACGCACGGTGGGTCGGTAGTTACGGCCGGCAATTCGTCCTCGCTCAACGACGGCGCCTCGGCGATCATCGTCGCCTCGGAAGCGGCCATCGAGCGGCTGGGACTCACTCCCCGCGCCCGCATCATCGACGGCGCCTCCGCAGGTTGCGAGCCCGAGATCATGGGTATCGGCCCCGTGCCGGCCACGCAGAAAGTCCTCAAGCGCAGCGGCCTCAGCGTCGGCGACCTCGCCGCCGTCGAACTTAATGAAGCCTTCGCCACGCAGTCCCTCGCCTGCATCCGGCGCCTGGGCCTTGAGCCGGGCATCGTGAACAACGACGGCGGCGCGATCGCCCTGGGGCATCCGCTGGGTTCCAGCGGGGCCAGGATTGCCATCACGCTGCTGGGGCGCATGGAGCGCGAGGATGCCAAGGTTGGCCTGGCCACCATGTGCATCGGCGTGGGGCAGGGCACCGCGATGCTGCTGGAGAAGGTCTGA
- a CDS encoding 3-hydroxyacyl-CoA dehydrogenase family protein: MNTSRPAPGLPSGLPARVGVLGGGRMGAGIAHAFLVKGADVLVVERDDQSAEAARERVESAAAKSIERGMTDANLDEMASRLTVGVDYDAFADRQLVVEAVPEDWDLKVTSLRGIEERLADDAYLASNTSSLSVNGLAGELKRPGNFLGLHFFNPVPASTLIEVVLGERTSPELAAAAKGWVEALGKTAVVVNDAPGFASSRLGVAIALEAMRMVEEGVASAEDIDNAMVLGYKHPTGPLRTTDIVGLDVRLGIAEYLHSTLGERFAPPQILKDKVAQGELGRKTGKGFFDWPN; the protein is encoded by the coding sequence ATGAACACATCGCGACCTGCCCCCGGCCTGCCGTCTGGTCTCCCCGCACGAGTCGGCGTGCTGGGCGGCGGCCGCATGGGAGCCGGCATTGCCCATGCGTTCCTGGTGAAGGGTGCCGACGTGCTGGTGGTGGAGCGCGACGACCAGTCCGCCGAGGCCGCCCGCGAGCGGGTGGAGTCGGCCGCGGCCAAAAGCATCGAGCGCGGCATGACGGACGCGAACCTGGATGAAATGGCGTCCCGGCTCACCGTCGGCGTGGACTACGACGCCTTCGCGGACCGGCAGCTGGTGGTGGAGGCCGTCCCGGAGGACTGGGACCTGAAAGTCACCTCGCTGCGCGGCATCGAGGAGCGGCTGGCGGATGACGCCTACCTCGCCTCCAACACGTCATCATTGTCCGTGAACGGGCTGGCCGGTGAACTGAAGCGTCCCGGGAACTTCCTGGGCCTTCACTTCTTCAACCCGGTTCCGGCGTCCACCCTCATCGAAGTGGTGCTGGGCGAGCGCACGTCTCCCGAACTTGCCGCCGCCGCGAAAGGGTGGGTGGAGGCACTCGGCAAGACCGCCGTCGTCGTCAATGACGCCCCCGGATTCGCGTCCTCCCGGCTGGGCGTGGCCATCGCCCTCGAGGCGATGCGCATGGTGGAGGAGGGCGTTGCGTCCGCGGAGGACATCGACAACGCCATGGTGCTGGGATACAAGCACCCCACCGGCCCGCTGCGCACCACGGACATCGTGGGGCTGGACGTCCGGCTGGGCATCGCCGAGTACCTGCACTCAACACTGGGGGAGCGCTTCGCCCCGCCCCAGATCCTCAAGGACAAAGTGGCCCAGGGGGAACTGGGGCGCAAGACGGGCAAGGGCTTCTTCGACTGGCCCAACTAG
- a CDS encoding CsbD family protein, which yields MGLGDKISNAAEDMGGKAKEAAGNATDNDRLKAEGQADQVKADAKKVGESVKDEFKRD from the coding sequence ATGGGCCTCGGAGACAAGATCAGTAACGCAGCAGAAGACATGGGCGGCAAGGCCAAGGAAGCGGCCGGCAACGCCACGGACAATGACCGCCTGAAGGCCGAAGGCCAGGCGGACCAGGTCAAGGCCGACGCCAAGAAGGTGGGCGAAAGCGTCAAGGACGAGTTCAAGCGCGACTAG
- a CDS encoding GNAT family N-acetyltransferase has protein sequence MTFLEPLTLTGRYVTLEPLSGDHHDGLVDAARDGELWRLWYTSVPSPEEMAGEIERRLALQEQGSMLPFTTRLTDPATGGPGRIIGMTTYMNVDAGTPRVEIGSTWNAASVQGTGTNPDSKLLLLRHAFEVLGCPAVEFRTHWLNHQSREAIARLGAKQDGVLRSHSRTRDGLLRDTVVFSILEHEWPMVRAGLEYRLARRG, from the coding sequence GTGACTTTCCTGGAACCCCTTACCCTGACAGGCCGGTATGTAACCCTGGAGCCGTTGTCCGGAGATCACCACGACGGTTTGGTGGACGCGGCGCGGGACGGCGAGCTGTGGCGGCTCTGGTACACCTCTGTGCCGTCCCCGGAAGAAATGGCCGGAGAGATCGAACGGCGGCTCGCCCTGCAGGAGCAGGGCTCCATGCTGCCGTTCACCACCCGGCTGACCGATCCAGCCACCGGAGGTCCCGGGCGGATCATTGGCATGACCACCTACATGAATGTCGACGCCGGTACTCCGCGCGTGGAGATTGGCTCCACCTGGAATGCCGCTTCAGTGCAGGGGACCGGCACGAACCCCGATTCCAAGCTGTTGCTGCTGCGGCACGCGTTCGAGGTTCTTGGCTGCCCTGCCGTGGAGTTCCGGACGCACTGGCTAAACCACCAGTCGCGGGAGGCCATCGCCAGGCTGGGCGCGAAGCAGGACGGTGTGCTCCGCAGCCACTCGCGGACCCGCGACGGACTGCTCCGGGACACCGTGGTGTTTTCCATCCTTGAGCATGAATGGCCCATGGTCCGCGCCGGGCTGGAGTACAGGCTCGCCCGGCGCGGATAG
- a CDS encoding S1 family peptidase, producing MKRILATGTAAGIALTMGLAAVPALAVPRSSASESPALESTASPTPEPSAPASQAATPPDAGLADAVRRDLGMSMVEFDAAGELGRQAVEALDSLRVLPGYAGISVGSGKIQVQGVGSALQARVNELNKSGGATFLLVPPTYPAGAAEAPSPVPQPPIAATTEAAPVRRIAVSVDELFQAYLRDVGTAGLQAVVSEGGKFVIRTGSIAAAQSTQDTGGTPATPPGGLATTAAPGKISPSEFVSRYANVVLDGGAPLKPEADVPGGMGYQTDNSAICSTGFSAFDASGLPAVLTAGHCTDDGTATTAELLLQGAPAGLLGAFQFSQLGGPGNARVLDQNVPTDQNGVALTDPGNVGTDIAVLGALRPDLDPLPGASTYGDPLQPGPDVKIIGTAAPVVGMDVCRSGWRTGWSCGTVAAVGIFLVGGPTYPADPADVRAFNGFLSYDVQSSGGDSGGPWISGNYAVGTHSAGDDPQPDDPAPLNFAVAATLQESLEVLPGYQLELFLNKPGVSATADTTVKAGTSITGRVAAAPASAVAQGSQVRITYAGRQPFDVPVQSDGTWAFTAPEAPGPFTFTAETVNGFSRSGAVTLSVVIAPSFLLAPVITTPDNQPLPELKTVEGTGTPRATVTLSGDVAGSALVGDDGRWSVSLQAPAPYGKVNATAVQSYAGLPDSPATTAAFAVMPPPPAVTSLSDGQHLKQDALPSAIAGTGLNGADVTVSLDGTPVSGTAAGGAAPASRSVPLVLAPLVLVDGGSWRVPFPAGLGAGTHALSVTQAVDGVASAPAHLTFIVDAPPLVLPAGHISDSSLAATGAGGLASAAIAAAAALAVGILLMVLVRRRKRQSAR from the coding sequence ATGAAACGAATTCTTGCCACAGGAACGGCAGCGGGAATTGCCCTGACCATGGGACTGGCTGCGGTGCCCGCCCTGGCCGTCCCGCGATCCTCCGCTTCGGAATCACCGGCGCTCGAGAGCACCGCAAGCCCCACTCCGGAGCCAAGTGCCCCCGCCAGCCAGGCCGCGACGCCCCCCGATGCCGGACTCGCTGACGCGGTGCGCCGCGACTTGGGCATGAGCATGGTGGAATTCGACGCAGCAGGCGAATTGGGGCGGCAAGCGGTGGAAGCCTTGGACTCACTGCGCGTGCTTCCGGGTTATGCGGGCATCAGTGTTGGAAGTGGAAAGATTCAAGTGCAGGGCGTGGGTTCTGCCCTGCAGGCACGGGTGAATGAACTGAACAAATCAGGTGGGGCGACCTTCCTGCTCGTTCCACCCACATACCCAGCGGGAGCAGCAGAGGCACCGTCCCCCGTACCGCAGCCCCCTATCGCTGCAACAACTGAGGCGGCCCCGGTCCGTCGGATCGCAGTCAGCGTCGATGAGCTCTTCCAGGCTTATCTGCGCGACGTCGGAACGGCAGGCCTGCAGGCTGTGGTTTCCGAAGGCGGCAAATTCGTCATCCGGACGGGGAGCATCGCGGCAGCGCAGTCAACGCAGGACACGGGTGGAACGCCCGCCACCCCGCCCGGCGGGCTGGCGACTACTGCCGCCCCCGGCAAGATATCGCCGTCGGAATTCGTCTCACGGTACGCGAACGTAGTGCTCGACGGCGGCGCGCCCCTCAAACCTGAGGCGGATGTCCCGGGCGGGATGGGCTACCAGACGGACAACAGCGCCATCTGCTCCACAGGGTTTTCCGCGTTTGATGCCTCGGGCCTGCCCGCAGTCCTTACCGCAGGGCACTGTACCGATGACGGCACCGCCACCACCGCGGAACTGTTGCTTCAGGGCGCGCCTGCCGGACTCCTGGGTGCCTTCCAGTTCAGCCAGCTGGGCGGCCCCGGCAACGCAAGGGTGCTGGACCAGAACGTTCCCACGGACCAGAACGGCGTGGCACTCACGGACCCCGGCAACGTGGGAACGGACATCGCGGTACTCGGAGCGCTCCGCCCGGACCTGGATCCCCTGCCCGGTGCCAGCACGTATGGTGACCCGCTGCAGCCCGGGCCGGACGTCAAAATCATCGGCACTGCCGCCCCTGTAGTGGGCATGGATGTCTGCCGATCCGGGTGGAGAACCGGCTGGTCCTGCGGAACCGTGGCTGCCGTGGGGATCTTCCTGGTGGGAGGACCCACCTATCCCGCGGACCCTGCCGATGTCCGGGCCTTCAACGGTTTCCTGTCCTACGACGTGCAGTCCAGCGGCGGTGACTCCGGGGGCCCGTGGATCAGCGGAAACTATGCCGTGGGCACCCACAGCGCCGGTGACGACCCCCAGCCTGATGACCCCGCACCCCTGAACTTCGCCGTGGCAGCCACCCTGCAGGAATCCCTGGAGGTGCTGCCCGGCTACCAGCTGGAGCTCTTCCTCAACAAGCCTGGGGTCTCGGCCACTGCGGACACGACGGTCAAGGCCGGTACCAGCATTACGGGCCGGGTAGCGGCCGCCCCAGCCTCCGCCGTCGCCCAAGGTTCCCAGGTCCGCATCACCTATGCCGGCCGGCAGCCGTTCGACGTGCCCGTGCAGTCCGACGGCACCTGGGCCTTCACGGCGCCGGAAGCACCCGGCCCGTTCACGTTCACTGCCGAAACCGTGAACGGATTCAGCCGCTCCGGAGCCGTGACACTGAGCGTGGTCATTGCGCCATCGTTCCTTCTCGCGCCGGTGATCACCACACCGGACAACCAGCCGCTGCCGGAACTCAAGACCGTCGAAGGCACGGGAACGCCGCGTGCCACGGTGACACTCTCCGGCGACGTTGCCGGCTCGGCGCTGGTGGGCGATGACGGGCGCTGGTCGGTTTCACTGCAGGCCCCGGCCCCCTACGGCAAGGTGAACGCCACCGCGGTCCAGTCCTACGCCGGCCTTCCGGACAGCCCGGCCACCACGGCGGCCTTCGCCGTCATGCCGCCGCCCCCGGCCGTAACGAGCCTTTCCGACGGACAACACCTCAAGCAGGACGCCCTGCCGTCAGCCATAGCGGGAACCGGGCTGAACGGCGCGGACGTGACGGTGTCCCTTGATGGGACGCCGGTCTCCGGCACAGCGGCCGGTGGCGCGGCACCGGCATCCCGTTCCGTACCCCTGGTCCTGGCACCGTTGGTGCTGGTGGACGGTGGATCCTGGCGGGTTCCTTTCCCCGCCGGGCTGGGAGCGGGCACCCACGCCCTGTCGGTGACGCAGGCGGTGGATGGCGTGGCTTCTGCCCCGGCGCACCTCACATTCATCGTCGATGCCCCGCCGTTGGTCCTTCCGGCAGGGCACATCAGTGACAGCAGCCTCGCCGCCACTGGAGCCGGGGGACTGGCTTCCGCAGCGATCGCAGCAGCCGCCGCGCTCGCCGTCGGGATCCTGCTGATGGTGCTGGTCCGCCGCCGGAAGCGGCAATCGGCCCGGTAG
- a CDS encoding SRPBCC family protein: protein MDHSLSLTQHIQAPPEKVWSVITDIPGSAATLSGVDSVQLLTDGPYGEGTRWKETRRMLGKAETVEMWVAEAEPNRSTTVKAVQGGADYTTRFSLASRNGGTDLTLTFGAEVIKPTLASRVMMLLFGRMGLAATRKALAKDLTEIAAKAESL from the coding sequence ATGGACCACAGCCTCAGCCTCACCCAGCACATCCAGGCACCGCCCGAGAAAGTCTGGTCCGTCATCACGGACATCCCGGGCTCCGCAGCGACCCTCTCCGGCGTGGACTCGGTGCAGCTCCTTACGGACGGCCCCTACGGCGAGGGAACCCGGTGGAAAGAGACCCGGAGAATGCTGGGCAAAGCGGAAACAGTGGAGATGTGGGTGGCCGAAGCCGAGCCGAACCGCAGTACCACCGTGAAGGCTGTCCAGGGCGGCGCGGACTACACAACACGGTTCAGCCTTGCCTCGCGCAACGGCGGAACGGACCTCACCCTCACGTTTGGCGCCGAGGTCATCAAGCCCACCCTGGCCAGCAGGGTCATGATGCTGCTGTTCGGCAGGATGGGCCTGGCCGCCACCCGCAAAGCCCTTGCGAAGGACCTCACGGAAATAGCGGCAAAGGCGGAATCGCTGTAG
- a CDS encoding tyrosine-protein phosphatase, which translates to MAHRAGLEQAYDDGVRTVVDLRNPAEVQRRETDPLVAEAVGSGMSVVPAPTEEPGDPRFTALCGPYLNDPVHYADNVRLFPQKIGGIFHAIAAGASSFVLIPCTAGRDRSGMIAAMVQDLAGHTDEDIAAGYARAARGINERHRIHDPPHAREQHLSEDELAPLLELRGQAVVACVRELDSTAFLLEHGLSSAELTALLTLTAGR; encoded by the coding sequence ATGGCTCATCGAGCTGGGCTGGAACAGGCGTACGACGACGGGGTCCGCACCGTGGTGGACCTGCGCAACCCGGCGGAGGTGCAGCGGAGGGAAACTGACCCCTTAGTAGCCGAGGCAGTTGGGTCGGGAATGTCAGTTGTCCCGGCCCCGACAGAAGAACCGGGCGACCCGCGTTTCACGGCCCTTTGCGGCCCCTACCTCAATGATCCTGTTCACTACGCCGACAACGTCAGGCTGTTTCCCCAGAAGATCGGTGGCATCTTTCATGCAATCGCTGCCGGCGCTTCCTCCTTCGTCCTCATTCCCTGCACTGCCGGGAGGGACCGGAGTGGAATGATCGCCGCGATGGTTCAGGACCTCGCAGGGCACACTGATGAGGACATAGCGGCCGGCTACGCGCGGGCGGCCCGCGGCATCAACGAACGCCACCGCATCCACGACCCGCCCCACGCCCGCGAGCAGCACCTTTCGGAAGATGAACTTGCGCCACTTCTTGAGCTCCGCGGCCAGGCTGTGGTGGCTTGCGTCCGTGAGTTGGATTCAACCGCCTTCTTGCTCGAGCACGGCCTTTCCTCGGCGGAACTCACAGCTCTTCTCACTCTTACAGCGGGCCGGTAG
- a CDS encoding DUF6480 family protein, translating into MSGSNPDPEEDKITGLEPGGGVPPGETPPGEASTTTTQGHDEHGTRRSTQFIVIAAIAVVVLLSLLYFVGYIVGMFD; encoded by the coding sequence GTGTCAGGAAGCAATCCGGATCCGGAAGAGGACAAGATCACAGGCCTGGAGCCGGGCGGCGGCGTACCGCCAGGGGAAACGCCGCCGGGCGAAGCGTCCACCACCACAACCCAGGGCCACGACGAGCACGGCACCAGGCGCAGTACCCAGTTCATCGTCATCGCCGCCATTGCGGTGGTGGTCCTGCTGTCGCTCCTGTACTTCGTCGGCTACATCGTGGGTATGTTCGACTAG
- a CDS encoding SGNH/GDSL hydrolase family protein yields MGKSTLRRRLPAFAAGLASLAMATGIAAIPAEAAPPKVDYVALGDSYAAGQGAVPYTDPTCYVSRRGYPAIADKLPGLELTNATCSGQIVENVMLDVPSVADGTDLVTVTVGGNDVNTMGVLGACMPAPASQACAQSVAGAQEKLTDGSLAASLASLVATIQEKAPGAKVVLTGYPRLFAPDQPFAPVANPLADILNGVIAGVAANTGAQYVDVATAFDAHGIGSTDPWITFDPTNPTDPANFHPNGNGYRYGYYDSLRSQGAFRLN; encoded by the coding sequence GTGGGAAAATCTACATTGCGCCGCCGACTCCCGGCTTTTGCGGCCGGCCTCGCCAGCCTGGCCATGGCGACGGGCATTGCGGCCATTCCAGCTGAAGCGGCGCCACCGAAGGTGGACTACGTCGCCCTGGGCGATTCTTACGCGGCAGGACAGGGCGCTGTGCCCTATACAGACCCAACCTGCTACGTGAGCCGCAGGGGATATCCCGCGATCGCCGACAAACTTCCGGGTCTCGAACTAACCAACGCGACGTGTTCGGGTCAAATTGTCGAAAACGTCATGCTGGACGTGCCGTCTGTTGCCGACGGCACAGACCTGGTCACTGTTACTGTCGGGGGCAATGACGTAAATACAATGGGCGTACTTGGTGCTTGCATGCCTGCTCCGGCCTCTCAGGCTTGCGCTCAGAGCGTGGCGGGGGCTCAGGAAAAGCTGACCGATGGAAGCCTTGCCGCATCGTTGGCAAGTTTGGTGGCCACAATCCAAGAGAAAGCCCCCGGCGCCAAGGTTGTGCTGACCGGATACCCAAGGTTGTTCGCGCCGGACCAGCCTTTTGCCCCTGTTGCCAACCCGCTGGCCGATATCCTTAACGGGGTTATTGCAGGAGTTGCCGCAAATACAGGGGCTCAGTACGTAGATGTAGCCACTGCATTCGACGCCCACGGCATCGGCTCAACCGATCCGTGGATTACCTTCGACCCCACCAACCCAACAGATCCGGCCAATTTCCACCCAAACGGTAACGGCTACCGGTATGGCTACTACGACTCACTTCGTAGCCAGGGCGCCTTTCGTCTGAACTGA
- a CDS encoding DNA polymerase IV → MLHVDLDQFIAAVEVLRRPELAGKAVIVGGRGDPTERAVVSTASYEARAFGVGSGMPLRIAARKVPDAVILPVDHEAYLEASEQVMAVLRSQPGATVQVLGWDEAFVGVQTDDPDAYARQLQHAVFGATRLHCSVGIGDTLVRAKVATTFGKPAGVFRLTEGNWLEVMGNRPTIELWGVGTKVSQRLARLGIRTVAELAASNPDDLVPEFGPRMGPWYAQLGRGDGARTVDDTPWVARGHSRETTFQRDLTEPGQIDGAVRELAAHVLADVAAEGRPVVGLTLKVRYSPFITKTYARKIPETSDPSEVLARVLDLVAKIEPGRPIRLLGLRAEMTMPDDSRQGHTPTRSGW, encoded by the coding sequence GTGCTGCATGTGGACCTTGACCAGTTCATCGCGGCGGTGGAAGTGCTCCGCCGGCCCGAGCTCGCGGGCAAGGCGGTGATCGTGGGCGGCCGCGGAGACCCCACCGAGCGGGCTGTGGTGTCCACGGCCTCCTATGAAGCCAGGGCGTTCGGGGTCGGCTCGGGGATGCCGCTGCGCATCGCCGCACGGAAAGTGCCCGACGCCGTCATCCTGCCTGTGGACCACGAGGCGTACCTTGAGGCGTCCGAACAGGTTATGGCGGTGCTGCGCTCGCAGCCCGGCGCTACCGTCCAGGTCCTCGGCTGGGACGAGGCCTTTGTTGGTGTGCAGACGGACGATCCGGACGCCTACGCCCGGCAACTGCAGCACGCCGTGTTTGGGGCCACCCGGCTGCACTGCAGTGTGGGCATCGGCGACACCCTGGTCCGGGCCAAGGTGGCGACGACGTTCGGCAAGCCGGCGGGCGTCTTCCGGCTCACCGAAGGCAACTGGCTGGAGGTCATGGGGAACCGGCCCACCATCGAACTGTGGGGAGTGGGAACAAAGGTCTCGCAGCGGCTCGCCAGGCTCGGCATCAGGACGGTCGCCGAGCTGGCCGCGTCCAATCCTGACGACCTGGTGCCGGAGTTCGGCCCAAGAATGGGGCCCTGGTATGCGCAGCTGGGACGGGGTGACGGCGCGCGGACAGTTGATGACACGCCCTGGGTGGCGCGCGGGCACAGCCGGGAGACAACCTTCCAGCGCGACCTGACCGAGCCGGGGCAGATTGACGGCGCCGTCAGGGAGCTGGCGGCGCACGTGCTGGCGGATGTCGCGGCGGAGGGGCGGCCGGTGGTCGGGCTGACCCTGAAGGTCCGCTACAGCCCGTTCATCACCAAGACGTACGCCCGGAAGATCCCTGAGACGTCGGATCCCTCGGAAGTCCTCGCACGGGTCCTCGACCTTGTGGCGAAGATCGAGCCGGGCCGCCCCATCAGGCTGCTCGGGCTGCGGGCCGAAATGACGATGCCGGACGACTCCCGGCAGGGCCACACCCCCACCCGGAGCGGATGGTGA